Below is a genomic region from Methanosphaera sp. ISO3-F5.
CATTGTTTGTCTTGGCTGTTCTTATCCCATTTGTTAGTTTATCTATACTTGTCTAATTCTTCTTCTATTTTTTCTTTGTTTGTTTGTAGTGGGCCTTTGTTTTCTAGTTTTTCTTTTGCTGTTATTGATGCGAATAGTCCTGCTTCTCTGATGTTTCTGGTTTCTTGTAGTTTTGTGATGTATGCTGCTATGTATGTGTCTCCTAGTCCGGTTGCGTCTATGTTTTTTGTGGTTTTTATTGCTGGTATTTTTATTGTTTCATTTTTTGTGTAGATTTTTGATCCTTTTTCTGCGAGTGTTATGATTACTTGTTGGAGGTTGTATTTGTTTATTATCTTGTTTATGGTTTCTTTTTTTATGTTGTCTATGTTGAATGCGGTCTTTGCTTCTTTTTTGTCTAGGCATATTATGTCTGTGTGTTTGAGGTATTTTTCTTTGTTGGTCCATTGTTTTTGTGTTATGTTGTTGTTTTTGTCTGTTTTTCTGAGGTATCCTTGTGGTAGTAGTATTGTTGTTGTGTTGTGTTGTTTTATGTGTTGTATTGTTTCTGGTGGTATGTCTTCTGGGGATAGGGGTGATATTAGTGCGTATTTTATGGGTGTTAGGTTGATTTTTATGTCTTGTGGGTGTATTGTGTTTTCGGGTAGTATTGCTTTTTGTGTTCTGTTTAGTTTTGTGTCGTAGATGTTTGTGTATTCTTGTGTTTTTTCTTTTAGTATTATTTCTTGTTTTTTCATTATATTGTTTAGTAGTTTTGTATCATTTTTTCCTATTGTTATTATTGATGTGGTGTCTTGTTTTAGTTGGGTTAATGTCATTGTCTGGTAGTATACTGCACCGCCTATCTGTGTATATGTGTCGTGTGGTGTAATTATCTTGTCTTTTGTCACCGGACCTATACTGAGTATTTTATTTTTCATATTTTTCACCATGTGTGTTTTGTGGATAGTCTTCCTTCATGTAGTATTGTGCCGATTATGAAGTTGTCTATGCCCTTTTTTTTGTAGGATGTGATGCTTTGGTTGGTTATTCCGCCTGCTATTATGTGTTGTGTGTATGGTGTTTTTTCTATGATGTCTTCTATTATGTTTGTGGTGTTTCCTTTTTCTGTACCTACTTGTGATAGGTTTAAGAGTATTGTGTATGCTGGTTTAACCTTATTGATTAGGCGTATTATATCATCCAATTTGATACACTTATTCTTTACTAACAGTTCATTATCCTTAATATCCACACTTATAACTATATTATCATGAGGCATTTCTTCGAAAATTTGCTCAACATCACTTATAATATTCATAGTTTCAGTAGCTAATATAGGGTAAGTGCAAATATTTTTATTAAAAATAATATCATCAACACATGAAGCACCATTATCCAACAAAACAGGAACAACCTCATTAACATCCGATATCAAGCCACTATTATCACCAACACCCATAATCCTATCTAAATCAGCAATATAAACAACACGAGCACCAGCATCCCTCAGACTAAGTGACATCTCAAAAATATCATCACCATAAACACTATCCAATCTAGTGTAAGTATCCCTGAAACCACTCTTACCACTAACACACATGCCATCCTTAACATCAAAAACAGGAATAATCATACTAATCTAAACTCTTATTTCTATTTTCAACATACTCATCAACAGCATCCAAACTAAGATTAATAGCAGCATCTGCCAAATCATCAGGTAAATTAACATCACTATCCAAATCAATATCTATATCAATATCAAAACCTTCACTACCACGCTCAAGATTAATAGTAATATTAATATCCTCAAACTCCTTCTTATTCACATGCTTCAATATATATCTTTCACTAGTAGAATATGCAATATCAATAATTTCTTCAACTTCACTATCAGTTAACGGTATCATAATAAAATTCTCCCATAAAAAAAAATCAGTTTATCAATAAAAAACAAAATTTGGTGGTTATAATATAAAAAAGGATAAACAATAGAAAAAAAATAATAATCTATTGCTGTACTTGACTCATAGCACTCTGAAGACTAGTCTGTAATTCTTCAAGTCTGCTAGCAATACGTTTTTCCTGTTTTTCAATAGTTTTCTGCCTAATTTCAAGCATTTCAATACTATCTTTCAATTCAGTTTCACTGTCAGCCTTATTAGTCTTAATAAGTAAAGGACCAGCAGTTTTATAAACATCCTGATCATCAGCAGTTTTAGATAATTCATCTAAAGCCTTTTTAGCTTCATTAATCTGTAAAGTAACAGTTTGTTTTTGCATAGCAATTGACTGAGCCTGCTGTTGAACTTGTTGGAATTGATTTAATTGTTCTTGTACATTTTGTGGCATATCCATATTTTCTCACCTATAATATTTCTTTCTTTAAATAAAATAATTAACGTAAATTTATATTAATATAATATATCTCCATCATCATATTAAATTTTTATGATTTCATTAGATAATTTTATCCATCGAACATAAGAATTAATAGAAGCACGTAAGCTAACAACATCCTTAGAAAAAATCCGGATAACAATAACATTACCCTCTAATTCAATCTCACTAGTTGAACGTTCACCACGAGCAAAAGAAATCTCCGGCTTAATAGAATTATAAACAATCTCAGCATCATGACAATTATCATACTCTATATTAAACACAGTTTCAACACTATCTAAAATCTTATCTTCACACATAAAACTCATCATCCTAATACAATTTAAACCCCTTAATATAAACCCTATAATCAGTATCCAAACCTTTCTTATCAATAAAATCGGCACTATACATATTATCCTCATAATCCCGTATGACAATACAGTTACTCCTAATCTTTTCACCACTCTTAAAACTACTCATACTAACAAACAAGTCATCCAAACCCCGTGCCTTATTAATTAACACAATAGCTGAACTATCAGTATTCACACTACTATTCTCCTGGGGCAAAGACACATTAATATAAATGCTACAACACGGATTTTCAGCATCCACACTTAAATCATAAACATTTACGCTGCTAGGATTACCCTTGGTTTCAGTAATAACCAACAACAGGGAATTCTCATAACTTTTTGCCTGATTAACAATCTTACTAAAACTAGACTTT
It encodes:
- a CDS encoding PfkB family carbohydrate kinase — its product is MKNKILSIGPVTKDKIITPHDTYTQIGGAVYYQTMTLTQLKQDTTSIITIGKNDTKLLNNIMKKQEIILKEKTQEYTNIYDTKLNRTQKAILPENTIHPQDIKINLTPIKYALISPLSPEDIPPETIQHIKQHNTTTILLPQGYLRKTDKNNNITQKQWTNKEKYLKHTDIICLDKKEAKTAFNIDNIKKETINKIINKYNLQQVIITLAEKGSKIYTKNETIKIPAIKTTKNIDATGLGDTYIAAYITKLQETRNIREAGLFASITAKEKLENKGPLQTNKEKIEEELDKYR
- a CDS encoding HisA/HisF-related TIM barrel protein, with amino-acid sequence MIIPVFDVKDGMCVSGKSGFRDTYTRLDSVYGDDIFEMSLSLRDAGARVVYIADLDRIMGVGDNSGLISDVNEVVPVLLDNGASCVDDIIFNKNICTYPILATETMNIISDVEQIFEEMPHDNIVISVDIKDNELLVKNKCIKLDDIIRLINKVKPAYTILLNLSQVGTEKGNTTNIIEDIIEKTPYTQHIIAGGITNQSITSYKKKGIDNFIIGTILHEGRLSTKHTW
- a CDS encoding DUF3194 domain-containing protein; amino-acid sequence: MIPLTDSEVEEIIDIAYSTSERYILKHVNKKEFEDINITINLERGSEGFDIDIDIDLDSDVNLPDDLADAAINLSLDAVDEYVENRNKSLD
- a CDS encoding prefoldin subunit beta — translated: MDMPQNVQEQLNQFQQVQQQAQSIAMQKQTVTLQINEAKKALDELSKTADDQDVYKTAGPLLIKTNKADSETELKDSIEMLEIRQKTIEKQEKRIASRLEELQTSLQSAMSQVQQ
- a CDS encoding KEOPS complex subunit Pcc1 — translated: MCEDKILDSVETVFNIEYDNCHDAEIVYNSIKPEISFARGERSTSEIELEGNVIVIRIFSKDVVSLRASINSYVRWIKLSNEIIKI